The genomic stretch CGGTATCGCCGCCGGCAAACAACGGCCGGTCGCCATAGCGTTCGCCGCGATTCATTTCAACGATGCTGATCTGCGGCGGCACGGTGGTTTGTGCGCCCACCTCCAGGCCTAACGCGGCAACACTCAACTCATACGTTTGGCCGCTCTCCACGCGCAGCGATTCTGGAGGCAAAAAATAAATGCCGCCGACTTCATCGATAACATTGCCTTGATCATCGCGCACGATTGCCGGCGGATATTCTGCCAGCGTAAACCAACGGTCGCCCGCACGCCGGACACGCACCACTGCGCCGCGCACACGCGATATCGAAGCGTCGAATTTCTCTTCAATGGGAATGGTTTTGCTGACCACAATGCTATCCACGCC from Cytophagia bacterium CHB2 encodes the following:
- a CDS encoding DUF4249 family protein; the encoded protein is MSLMQQIVNEVRFPIFIIFVICFALLSCSGQPTEPAFEEKLVVNGFLKAGSGVDSIVVSKTIPIEEKFDASISRVRGAVVRVRRAGDRWFTLAEYPPAIVRDDQGNVIDEVGGIYFLPPESLRVESGQTYELSVAALGLEVGAQTTVPPQISIVEMNRGERYGDRPLFAGGDT